The Fuscovulum sp. sequence GATCACGTCAAGTTTGAAGCCGCGCACCGCAACCGCTGTGCGGCGCGACACGGCGATGACCAGATCGCGGCGCAGCCAGCCGAGTTGTGCCACCAGAAGCGCGATGCGGCGGATGGGCATCTCTGCCGGGTCCAGATCGATCACCAGCATGTCGGGCGCATCGCGCAGCAGCAGCGCAAGATCGCATTCGGTGGCGTCGATCATGGCGATGGACTGGGTCGCAAGCGCCTTGGCCAGACGCGCGGGCTGATCAGACAGTACCGCGGCGGTGAGGGGCGCACGTGTGAAGCCCTGGCGCTGTTCGGTGACATCGTCAAAGCGCGGCGTGGTCTGGCGGATCGCGTACATGGTGAACCTTTCCGATGAACTGGTGCGCGGTGGCAGGATGCCTGATCTGCGCCGGGTTTGAATTGCGTTGAAAAGGTGTCTGACACGCTTCGTTAAACAGGGGAAGGAGGGGCAATACCGATGCCGGAGTATGGGATTTTCGGCTAGGCAGACCTACATCCGGACGGATGGGAATCCCTGAAAATATTAATGATTGTTGGGGTTTTCCGGGTTCTGGCGCGGCGTTGGGACCATCCCAGGGGCCGGTCCGTTGGCCCGTTTATCGCGATAGCAGGGCAAACAGCGATTCAGAGATTCGGACAGGTGCGCGGCTGCCCAAGGGAGGGGCCGGATACCGCGCGGAAGGGGTCTTCGTGACGGTCTGGATGGCCGCCCGACAAAGGTATGGGTCGGGGTGGTGCGAAAGTCGTGTCGGGAAATCGAGAGGCGCGCAAAAGGACCTGAGGCGAGTCAGAAATCTTGTGTCCTTCATGTGGCAGGCCTGCGAAACGGCCGTCTAGATCGCAAGTTTAGGGCGTTTCGCATGTTTTTTTTCGTCATCAGCCAGAGGTGGCACGGTTCCTGCCTCTTACCCCTCCGAATGCCGGACCAACATGCGGAGCAAGACAATGGCCCTGATCCACATCCTTGACGATGCCTTTGAGGCCGCCCATGCCGTGGCGCAACTGCTGGCCCGCCGCCGTGTGGCGGTGGAGCGGGGGGCAAAGCCTGCGGGTACCGTGCAGGTGCTGGTGGCATCGGTGGCGGCAGAGGCAAAGCTGGGCGGGGCCAAGGGATTGGCCGAGATGGCGCGCGGCTGCGGGGCAAAATCGCTGGTGGTTGTCAGTGAGGGCGCGGCGGTCTTTGGCGTGACGGAAGAACTGGGCGGGCGGATGCTGCGTGTGGCGCTGCCGGCGACCGGGCAGGTCGCGCTGCGTGACGCCGGGCTGATGATGCTGGTCGATCTGATCGGCGGGCAGGTGCAGGCCATGGTGGCCGCCGATTCCGAAACGGGGCAGCTGATCGATCTGGCAAGCCGCGTCGCACGGACCGATGTGACCGTGTTCATCAACGGGCCGACCGGTTCGGGCAAGGAAGTGCTGGCGCGGCAGGTTCATGCGGCAAGCCGCCGTGCGGCTGCGCCGTTCGTCGCGATCAACTGCGCGGCGATCCCGGAGAACATGCTGGAGGCCATTCTGTTCGGCCATGAGAAGGGCGCGTTCACCGGGGCGTCGAATGCTAACAAGGGCATCATCCGCGCGGCCGAGGGCGGCACTCTGATGCTGGACGAAATTTCGGAAATGCCGATGGGCCTGCAATCAAAGCTGCTGCGCGTCTTGCAGGAGCGGTCGCTGACGCCGATTGGCGCGCAGAAGGAAGTGCCCGTCGACATCCGCGTGATCGCCACGTCGAACCGCGACATGCCGGAAGAAGTGCGGGCGCGGCGGTTCCGTGAAGATCTGTTCTATCGCCTGAACGTGTTCCCGCTGACGACCCAGGCGCTGTGCGAGCGGCCCGATGACATTCCGGTTCTGGCCGTGGCGATGGTGCGGCGGCACACGCAGGCGGGCCACCCGCTGCCGATGTTGACGCAAGAGGCGCTGTCGGCCCTGGTGGCGCATGACTGGCCGGGCAATGTGCGCGAGCTGGAGAATGTGATCCAGCGCGCGCTGGTGATGCAGGAAGGTGGCAAGATCACGCCGGCTGATCTGCTGATCCATGCCGCCACGCCCACCGTGACGCGGCTGATGGCGCGCGCCGTCTGATCCGGGGGAATGAACAATGACGGTGGGACCGGTCAACGGGTTTACGCCCTTTGCGGCGGGGGTGATCCGCCCCGAGGGGCCTACGCAAGCGGGCGCAGCCAGCGGGCCGCTGGGCGCGCAGGGCACCAAGGACAGCGGATTTGGCGCGCGGATTTCGGGCGCGATCGACGATCTGGCGGCAGCGCAGAGCAAGGCATCGGAATCGGCCAAGGCCTTTGAAATGGGGCGGGAGACCGACCTCGCCTCGGTGATGGTGGATCAGCAGATCTCATCCCTTGGGTTTCAGTTTGCGCTGAACGTGCGGAACAAGGCGCTGGGCGCCTATCGCGACATCATGAACATGCCGGTCTGAGACCGGGCGAAGGACTGACACAAGATGGCAATGACCCCGGTTCCGATGAGTGGCGGCAATGCGATGGTGGCGCAGATGAAGGGCGCCGTCAGCAATGTGATGCGGATGGGCAACCAGCCCGCGCTGCGCCGGGCGATGCCTGCGATCCTGATGCTGGGGGTGGCGGTGCTGGCGGTGGGGGGATGGCTTTTGCTGCGCGAACCGGCGCGGATGGTGCTGTTCCCGGGGCTGGCCGAGGCGGACAAGGCGCTGGTCATGGATGCGCTGGGATCGGCTGGGATCAATGCCACGATCGACAGCATGACAGGCCAGGTCGAGGTGCCGTCGGCGGACTATCACCGCGCGCGGATGCAACTGGCATCGCAGGGGCTGCCGCAATCGTTGCCGGATGCGAATGACGTGCTGACGGAATTGCCGATGGGGGCGAGCCGGTCGGTGGAAGGGGCGCGGCTGCGGCAGGCGCAGGAACTGGATCTGGCGCGGTCGATTGCCGAAATTTCGGCGGTGGCGCAGGCGCGAGTGCATCTGGCATTGCCGGAGAAATCGGCGTTCTTGCGGGATACCCAACCGCCCAAGGCCTCGGTCTTCCTTCAGCTTGCCCCCGGGCGGGTGCTGGAAGCATCGCAGGTGGAGGCCATCGTGAACCTGGTATCCACATCGGTACCGGGCATGGCGCGGGGCGATGTATCGGTGGTGGATCAGATGGGGCGGCTGTTGTCCCGCGGATCGGACGATCCGGTGGCGCAGGTGTCGGACCGTCAGTTGCAGCACCGCCTTGAGGTGGAACGGCTGTATCGTGAGCGGATCGAAGCCCTGCTGACGCCGATTGCGGGACCGGGCAACCTGTCGGTGCAGGTGACGGTGGATATGGATTTCACCCAGAGCCAGATCACCGAGGAACGGGTTGACCCTGCGGCGACGGCGCTGCGGTCTGAACAATCGGAACTGGTGGAAAGCAGCGAGCCGGAGGCGCGGGGCATT is a genomic window containing:
- a CDS encoding sigma 54-interacting transcriptional regulator; this translates as MRSKTMALIHILDDAFEAAHAVAQLLARRRVAVERGAKPAGTVQVLVASVAAEAKLGGAKGLAEMARGCGAKSLVVVSEGAAVFGVTEELGGRMLRVALPATGQVALRDAGLMMLVDLIGGQVQAMVAADSETGQLIDLASRVARTDVTVFINGPTGSGKEVLARQVHAASRRAAAPFVAINCAAIPENMLEAILFGHEKGAFTGASNANKGIIRAAEGGTLMLDEISEMPMGLQSKLLRVLQERSLTPIGAQKEVPVDIRVIATSNRDMPEEVRARRFREDLFYRLNVFPLTTQALCERPDDIPVLAVAMVRRHTQAGHPLPMLTQEALSALVAHDWPGNVRELENVIQRALVMQEGGKITPADLLIHAATPTVTRLMARAV
- a CDS encoding flagellar hook-basal body complex protein FliE; translated protein: MTVGPVNGFTPFAAGVIRPEGPTQAGAASGPLGAQGTKDSGFGARISGAIDDLAAAQSKASESAKAFEMGRETDLASVMVDQQISSLGFQFALNVRNKALGAYRDIMNMPV
- the fliF gene encoding flagellar basal-body MS-ring/collar protein FliF, which codes for MAMTPVPMSGGNAMVAQMKGAVSNVMRMGNQPALRRAMPAILMLGVAVLAVGGWLLLREPARMVLFPGLAEADKALVMDALGSAGINATIDSMTGQVEVPSADYHRARMQLASQGLPQSLPDANDVLTELPMGASRSVEGARLRQAQELDLARSIAEISAVAQARVHLALPEKSAFLRDTQPPKASVFLQLAPGRVLEASQVEAIVNLVSTSVPGMARGDVSVVDQMGRLLSRGSDDPVAQVSDRQLQHRLEVERLYRERIEALLTPIAGPGNLSVQVTVDMDFTQSQITEERVDPAATALRSEQSELVESSEPEARGIPGAVANAPPNQADLVPAGEATGALPLAGAITNRSSGTTKNYEVSRTVETTQPATAQITRISAAILMRAIPPATPVEEGAPPAPLLPADLKADLEMLAQSAIGFDEARGDTITITAQPFMDAVMVEAPTDLSWLPEVLRQLGLIALIAIVALGIIRPLLTRANFSGEAAAGSGGMNLGGLGGVEVAAGDSLDDVQARLEARRTRLASAALGANVTREEKFAVLRQIVAEDPGRIASVLQRMMKDDMDRTPGA